One part of the Cyanobacterium stanieri LEGE 03274 genome encodes these proteins:
- a CDS encoding pentapeptide repeat-containing protein, producing the protein MVDVLRKQGLWFKKTINQQQLEELYNQGERDFRGCKFMGVELGSFLADIDITHSDLRFVKDLRDVLMNANLMKLNLEGVNLEKANLSRVVLANTNLKKALLVGADLKGASLTGVKLQGANLSFARFTEVELSKSKLQRANLNHTFLQGANLYKVNLHGANLAHADLQQANLSFANLTDTNLTWANLQKCNLSNAKLHRTNLTNIDLHSAYWNNIKFHKVNGQGARFSNHLELEVSKNMGNVERDS; encoded by the coding sequence ATGGTGGATGTATTAAGAAAACAAGGCTTATGGTTCAAAAAAACTATTAATCAACAGCAATTAGAAGAACTATATAACCAAGGAGAAAGGGATTTTCGTGGCTGTAAATTTATGGGAGTTGAGTTAGGATCATTCTTAGCAGATATAGATATAACCCATTCTGACTTGCGCTTTGTGAAAGATTTACGGGATGTGTTGATGAATGCTAATTTGATGAAATTAAATCTCGAGGGTGTCAATTTAGAAAAAGCCAATTTAAGTCGTGTAGTTTTAGCTAATACCAACCTCAAAAAAGCCTTATTAGTGGGTGCTGATTTAAAAGGTGCATCCCTAACAGGTGTTAAGTTACAAGGTGCTAATCTCAGTTTTGCGAGGTTTACAGAAGTAGAATTAAGTAAGAGTAAATTACAACGGGCAAATTTAAACCATACTTTTTTACAGGGTGCTAATTTATATAAAGTCAATCTTCACGGTGCAAATTTAGCCCATGCCGATTTACAACAGGCTAACCTTAGTTTTGCTAATTTAACCGATACTAATTTAACTTGGGCAAATCTACAAAAATGTAATTTAAGTAATGCCAAGTTACACCGTACCAATCTTACTAATATTGATTTACATTCTGCCTATTGGAATAATATCAAGTTTCATAAGGTTAATGGGCAAGGGGCAAGGTTTTCTAATCATTTAGAATTGGAAGTTTCTAAGAATATGGGAAATGTGGAGCGTGATTCTTAG
- a CDS encoding E2/UBC family protein, with amino-acid sequence MTITLISNNSPFQPHPRINSELQILEKVAKNIIVGRKQIDHKSYTAVLVKGMPLSSNKFKVSNTDILFLLPPEYPKIPPIGCYLNYPWKTIGEGDHHFTQQSYYGAPFLSEEGWYWYCVGLGGGFHQERWMNAWRPSHHPEKGHNLATLYITAKHAINTD; translated from the coding sequence ATGACTATTACACTTATCTCTAACAACTCCCCCTTTCAACCCCATCCAAGAATTAACTCCGAACTACAAATACTCGAAAAAGTAGCTAAAAATATCATAGTCGGCAGAAAACAAATTGATCATAAATCATACACCGCCGTATTAGTAAAAGGAATGCCCCTATCATCCAACAAATTTAAAGTTTCTAACACAGATATTCTCTTTTTATTACCTCCAGAATATCCCAAAATTCCCCCCATTGGTTGTTACTTAAACTATCCATGGAAAACCATCGGCGAAGGAGATCATCATTTTACCCAACAAAGCTATTATGGAGCGCCTTTTCTCAGTGAAGAAGGATGGTATTGGTATTGTGTCGGTTTAGGGGGAGGTTTTCATCAAGAAAGATGGATGAATGCTTGGCGCCCTAGTCATCATCCCGAAAAAGGACATAATTTAGCCACACTATATATTACCGCCAAACACGCCATTAACACTGATTAA
- the cas1 gene encoding CRISPR-associated endonuclease Cas1, which yields MSDIDIVDEFLDFNNFETAWQKVAKNKGCAGVDGETIDKFTSREETNLHQLRNEVANNTYQPQPYLQILIPKNDESWRELKIPTVRDRIVQQALLNILSPIIEKDFSDASFAYRPNISYLDAVKQVAHWRDLGYQWVLNADIVKYFDNIDHQILLGVVRNWIDIPGILCLIKGWLCVGCVGKQGLIMTEKGVSQGAVISPLLANIYLNEFDKVISASDVKLVRYADDFLVLSLSRERVMASFSEVRQNLDLLGLKLHQTKTQITNFDVGFRFLGHGFLGEAIFPLDSVKSKKKKLHLDNSVGFNSSSFDGLMGGNGSSFENIPVGNGEENGLKVGQNRNQKRNIWNGEMATLYLLEQGSSVFKEHFRFIIYVDKTPSLEIPIREIDRIIVFGNIQLTTQVIHACLEANISIVYASQRGLYRGHLWNEDSVNLSLQLLQIERHKCSSFQFDVAREIVAGKLKNSKQLLLRLNRRQKKDVVQEAIAGINADLKSLYLVENIDQLRGYEGIGTSRYFSGLGTLITNENFTFNLRNRQPPRDPINSLLSFGYTLLFNNVLSLIIGEGLSPYFGNLHYGERKKSYLAFDLMEEFRSVIVDTIVIKMVNKGIFSPDDFEVQSDTQGVYLSAQKRKVFLNHFENRMNELVSDYRVRSPISYRQIIQLQIRSYKNSLLEKEKYKSFERI from the coding sequence ATGTCGGATATAGATATTGTTGATGAATTTTTGGACTTTAATAATTTTGAAACCGCTTGGCAGAAAGTGGCAAAAAATAAGGGATGTGCTGGGGTTGATGGAGAAACGATTGATAAATTTACTAGTCGGGAAGAAACGAATCTTCATCAACTGAGAAATGAGGTGGCGAATAACACTTATCAACCCCAACCCTATTTACAAATTTTGATTCCTAAAAATGATGAGAGTTGGCGAGAGTTAAAAATACCCACCGTCAGAGATAGAATTGTACAACAGGCATTGTTAAATATTTTGAGTCCTATAATTGAAAAAGATTTTAGCGATGCTAGTTTTGCTTATCGTCCGAATATTTCTTATTTGGATGCGGTGAAACAGGTGGCACACTGGAGAGATTTGGGTTATCAGTGGGTTTTGAATGCTGATATTGTGAAATATTTTGATAATATTGATCACCAAATTTTATTGGGAGTGGTAAGAAATTGGATTGATATTCCTGGTATTTTGTGTTTGATTAAAGGGTGGCTTTGTGTGGGGTGTGTTGGTAAACAGGGGCTGATAATGACTGAAAAAGGGGTTTCTCAGGGTGCTGTCATATCTCCTTTGTTGGCGAATATATATTTGAATGAATTTGATAAGGTTATTTCGGCTTCTGATGTGAAGTTGGTACGTTATGCGGATGATTTTTTGGTGTTATCTTTGTCTCGGGAAAGGGTGATGGCATCTTTTTCGGAGGTAAGGCAAAATCTTGATTTGCTGGGTTTAAAACTTCATCAGACTAAAACACAAATTACTAATTTTGATGTGGGATTTCGTTTTTTAGGACATGGTTTTTTGGGGGAGGCAATTTTTCCCCTTGATTCTGTTAAGAGTAAGAAAAAAAAACTTCATTTAGATAATAGTGTAGGGTTTAATTCTTCATCTTTTGATGGTTTGATGGGTGGTAATGGGAGTAGTTTTGAGAATATTCCTGTGGGTAATGGGGAAGAAAATGGTTTAAAGGTTGGTCAAAATCGTAACCAAAAAAGAAATATATGGAATGGGGAAATGGCTACTTTATATTTATTGGAACAAGGTTCATCGGTTTTTAAGGAGCATTTTAGATTTATTATTTATGTGGATAAAACTCCATCTTTGGAAATACCGATAAGGGAGATTGACAGGATAATTGTTTTTGGCAATATACAGCTAACTACTCAGGTAATTCATGCTTGTTTGGAGGCTAATATTTCCATTGTTTATGCTAGTCAAAGGGGTTTATATCGGGGTCATTTGTGGAATGAGGATTCGGTTAATTTGAGTTTACAATTATTGCAAATTGAACGCCATAAATGTTCGTCTTTTCAATTTGATGTTGCGAGGGAGATTGTGGCGGGGAAGTTGAAAAATTCTAAGCAGTTATTGTTACGGTTGAATAGGAGGCAGAAAAAAGATGTTGTTCAAGAGGCGATCGCAGGTATTAATGCTGATTTAAAATCATTATATTTAGTGGAGAATATAGATCAATTAAGAGGTTATGAAGGCATCGGAACGTCTCGTTATTTTTCTGGTTTGGGGACGTTGATTACTAATGAAAATTTTACTTTTAATCTGCGTAATCGTCAACCGCCAAGAGATCCTATCAATTCTTTGTTAAGTTTTGGTTATACTTTATTATTTAATAATGTGTTGTCTTTAATAATTGGAGAAGGTTTGTCTCCTTACTTTGGTAATTTACATTATGGGGAAAGAAAAAAATCTTATCTCGCTTTTGATTTGATGGAGGAGTTTCGCTCGGTAATTGTTGATACGATTGTGATAAAAATGGTTAACAAGGGTATTTTTAGCCCTGATGATTTTGAGGTACAATCTGATACTCAAGGGGTTTATTTATCTGCTCAAAAAAGGAAAGTTTTTCTTAATCATTTTGAAAATCGCATGAATGAATTAGTTTCTGATTATAGGGTGCGATCGCCCATATCTTACCGTCAAATAATTCAATTACAAATTAGATCTTATAAAAATAGTTTATTAGAGAAAGAAAAGTATAAATCTTTTGAGAGAATTTGA
- a CDS encoding NYN domain-containing protein, whose translation MKTQTFIGAISGLLVAGLGVARGDVANFVGGGLLISNTIAITGKKDPENVQPSPAPTVNPQPVTRVYIDGANTLGSINLLKFDIDFNAFADHIANGEDNVIFNYYYAVLESPNRKQNGFIKYLENNGYNVVQSLKKQLPEGNHKNKGDDVQIATDIAIDANENDHIVLVSGDGDFTYSLEKVKAKGCHVTVISTSECLSKQLKSVADKFIDLAEIKPDIQRYTKPRQSSPQPQLV comes from the coding sequence ATGAAAACTCAAACTTTCATTGGTGCAATTTCTGGTTTATTAGTTGCTGGTTTAGGAGTCGCTAGAGGAGATGTTGCTAATTTTGTCGGTGGTGGTTTACTAATCTCTAATACTATCGCAATCACTGGTAAAAAAGATCCTGAAAATGTTCAACCTTCCCCCGCACCTACCGTTAATCCTCAACCTGTTACCCGTGTTTATATTGATGGCGCCAATACTTTAGGTTCTATTAATCTTTTAAAATTTGATATTGACTTTAACGCCTTTGCTGATCATATTGCTAACGGTGAAGACAATGTAATTTTTAACTACTATTATGCCGTCCTTGAAAGTCCTAATCGTAAACAAAATGGCTTTATTAAATATCTTGAAAATAATGGTTATAATGTAGTTCAATCCCTCAAAAAACAACTCCCTGAAGGCAATCATAAAAACAAAGGTGATGATGTTCAAATAGCCACAGATATTGCCATTGATGCTAACGAAAATGATCATATTGTTCTAGTTTCTGGCGATGGTGATTTTACTTACTCCCTAGAAAAAGTTAAAGCCAAAGGTTGTCACGTCACCGTTATTTCTACTTCTGAATGTCTTAGTAAACAATTAAAAAGTGTTGCTGATAAATTTATTGATTTAGCCGAAATTAAACCCGATATTCAACGTTATACTAAACCTCGTCAATCTAGCCCACAACCTCAATTAGTTTAA
- a CDS encoding HD domain-containing protein has protein sequence MKYWDPEIYLKGWNFASVAHQRQLMPGSKVPYLNHIGSVTMEGMRAICEGDDIDNPDLLIQCCLLHDVIEDAGVSYETLTQEFGVSVADGVLALTKNKKLPSKQAQMEDSLSRIMEQPMEIWMVKMCDRTSNLQSPPTHWDKEKISKYRQEAILILDKLGKANQYLAQRLKNKITDYQRYLC, from the coding sequence ATGAAATATTGGGATCCTGAAATTTACCTCAAGGGATGGAATTTCGCTTCTGTTGCCCATCAACGTCAATTAATGCCAGGTTCTAAGGTACCCTATCTTAATCACATCGGTAGTGTGACAATGGAGGGAATGAGGGCAATTTGTGAGGGTGATGATATTGATAATCCTGATTTACTTATTCAATGTTGCTTGTTACATGATGTGATAGAAGATGCGGGGGTAAGTTATGAAACATTGACTCAAGAGTTTGGTGTATCTGTGGCTGATGGGGTTTTGGCGTTAACCAAGAATAAAAAATTGCCTTCAAAACAAGCACAGATGGAAGATAGTCTTTCGAGGATTATGGAACAACCCATGGAAATTTGGATGGTGAAAATGTGCGATCGCACCTCAAATTTACAATCACCTCCTACCCATTGGGATAAAGAGAAAATTAGTAAGTATCGCCAAGAAGCAATATTAATTTTGGATAAATTAGGCAAGGCAAATCAATACTTAGCCCAAAGACTAAAAAATAAAATTACCGATTATCAACGATATTTATGTTAA
- a CDS encoding HesA/MoeB/ThiF family protein: protein MKISLHIPPQMWQKIRYSMLYLKPEDEEVISFIFCEKQFTDNIVRYIPKYWVVPDQDCYEYQSSIGLVMKQHFHHYLLEEYLQNQQLNVVHIHTHFGDQLPDFSYVDDRHESDYARFLGENFAHQPDLISGVFDENLEKYQFRLWNNQGTDFEPIEFCNSWLSIDENNISESPEISPMFARQKVFGKGFQTQLNQLKIALIGCGGIGAVFAETLARLGVKNWLLIDDDNLELVNLNRTPGASEEMVNQQWSKVDYVKYLLTKIYPDDGNFITAKTTIQAIENIEQIIDYDLIVVATDNHHSRQIAQELALKYQRPFMSLGTHIDIDSDGIPKMYARITIPPLGGGWCLMCGNMINLQQSALETAANSITQLANSAGYLDDVEAPAVFWLNNICASTTVGILHGVIAGFVNVDEGLDWVYHFPSQQWLKTIPEHLHNENCLFCTVTPLSENDFWEQHSDDFCSTAQESYYDTNYFDE from the coding sequence ATGAAAATATCCCTACATATTCCCCCTCAAATGTGGCAAAAAATTCGCTATTCTATGCTCTACTTAAAACCTGAAGATGAAGAGGTGATCAGTTTTATATTTTGTGAAAAGCAATTCACTGATAATATAGTTAGATATATTCCTAAATATTGGGTTGTGCCAGACCAAGATTGTTACGAATATCAGTCTAGTATTGGCTTAGTAATGAAGCAACATTTTCATCACTATTTATTAGAAGAATATTTGCAAAATCAACAATTAAATGTAGTTCATATTCACACCCATTTTGGAGACCAATTACCTGATTTTTCCTATGTAGATGATCGTCATGAATCTGATTATGCCAGATTTTTAGGGGAAAATTTTGCTCACCAACCTGACTTAATATCAGGAGTATTTGACGAAAACTTAGAAAAATATCAATTTCGTCTTTGGAATAATCAAGGAACAGATTTTGAACCCATCGAATTTTGTAATTCTTGGTTAAGCATCGATGAAAATAATATTTCAGAATCACCAGAAATATCCCCCATGTTTGCCCGTCAAAAGGTATTTGGGAAAGGATTTCAAACACAACTAAATCAACTCAAAATCGCCTTAATTGGTTGTGGAGGAATTGGGGCAGTATTTGCAGAAACTTTGGCGCGTTTAGGGGTTAAAAATTGGCTGTTAATTGATGATGATAATTTAGAATTAGTTAACCTCAATAGAACTCCAGGGGCATCGGAGGAAATGGTCAATCAACAATGGTCAAAAGTAGATTATGTTAAATATTTACTGACCAAAATTTATCCTGATGATGGGAATTTCATTACAGCAAAAACAACTATTCAAGCCATCGAAAATATAGAACAAATTATCGATTATGATTTAATAGTAGTGGCGACAGACAATCATCATTCAAGACAAATCGCCCAAGAATTAGCCTTAAAATATCAACGCCCTTTTATGTCTTTGGGTACTCATATTGACATAGATTCTGATGGTATTCCCAAAATGTATGCTCGGATAACCATTCCTCCCCTCGGTGGTGGTTGGTGTTTGATGTGTGGCAATATGATTAATTTACAGCAGTCGGCTTTGGAAACAGCAGCGAATTCTATCACTCAATTGGCAAATTCTGCGGGTTATCTTGATGATGTGGAAGCTCCTGCGGTATTTTGGTTGAATAATATATGTGCTAGTACTACGGTTGGAATTCTTCATGGGGTAATAGCTGGATTTGTCAATGTGGATGAGGGTTTAGATTGGGTTTACCATTTTCCTTCGCAACAATGGTTAAAGACTATACCTGAACATTTACACAATGAAAATTGCTTATTTTGTACGGTTACTCCTCTTTCAGAAAATGATTTTTGGGAGCAACATAGTGATGATTTTTGTTCCACTGCCCAAGAGTCATATTATGATACAAACTATTTTGATGAGTAA
- a CDS encoding DUF6939 family protein, which produces PPATTPHKKTPFLERPYHDKCGKTKRKKYMPIVVQSRRRRLENIQKDYPEATIIDVTSKGDNPWVKFSPFYPHGNIPVPFYPRWTSQSVEGIWQGLKVFETQAVDRNKMKIRDMKGIKRTVRRFGKCKGHSVGYTKLLSYIDARKFIYLPSYLWVLENPLADLVAELRKMSETQTLVLLDYETNGDVENYKKPLSHAYLIKHYVEGNYPSFDFNPEET; this is translated from the coding sequence CCCCCAGCAACCACCCCCCACAAGAAAACCCCCTTTCTTGAACGCCCCTATCATGATAAGTGTGGTAAAACAAAGAGGAAAAAATATATGCCTATTGTCGTTCAAAGTCGTCGTCGTCGTTTAGAAAATATCCAAAAAGACTATCCCGAAGCCACCATCATTGATGTAACCTCTAAAGGCGATAACCCTTGGGTGAAATTTAGTCCTTTTTATCCCCATGGTAATATTCCTGTTCCTTTTTATCCCCGTTGGACAAGTCAATCTGTAGAAGGTATTTGGCAAGGTTTAAAAGTATTTGAAACCCAAGCAGTTGATCGTAATAAAATGAAAATTCGGGATATGAAAGGAATCAAAAGAACAGTGAGAAGATTTGGAAAATGTAAAGGTCATTCCGTGGGTTATACCAAATTATTAAGTTATATTGATGCTCGAAAATTTATCTATCTTCCTAGTTATTTATGGGTATTAGAAAATCCTCTCGCTGATTTGGTAGCAGAATTAAGAAAAATGTCTGAAACTCAAACCCTAGTTTTATTAGATTATGAAACCAATGGTGATGTTGAAAATTATAAAAAACCCCTATCCCATGCTTATTTAATAAAACATTATGTAGAAGGTAATTATCCCAGTTTCGACTTTAACCCAGAAGAAACTTAA
- a CDS encoding NYN domain-containing protein: protein MKTTRKVMIFADSDNITIAAQSFNRKLDWQKIKDYLANPEEGRELVEMVIYVGLPPARERFEEQRKSKEKLVYWAKSNGFVVVTKEGKAKGNEFETNIDVVMAIDALEFALEVRPDIVVLLTGDSDFAYLVEKLRRRGIRVEVAAIGQTLGNELKNSANSFIDLIPVFDQFNAQNNHQTYHPIGNTNIFN, encoded by the coding sequence ATGAAAACCACAAGAAAAGTCATGATTTTTGCCGATAGCGATAACATCACCATCGCTGCTCAAAGTTTTAATCGAAAACTAGACTGGCAAAAAATAAAAGACTATCTAGCAAACCCAGAAGAAGGAAGAGAATTAGTCGAAATGGTAATTTATGTTGGTTTACCCCCAGCTAGAGAGCGTTTTGAAGAACAACGAAAAAGTAAAGAAAAACTGGTTTATTGGGCAAAAAGTAACGGCTTTGTCGTAGTTACCAAGGAAGGAAAAGCCAAAGGCAACGAATTTGAAACCAATATAGATGTTGTCATGGCAATTGATGCCCTAGAATTTGCCCTCGAAGTTCGCCCCGATATAGTAGTACTACTCACAGGGGATTCCGACTTTGCCTACTTGGTAGAAAAATTGAGAAGACGAGGAATTAGGGTAGAAGTAGCCGCCATTGGGCAAACTTTGGGGAATGAGTTGAAAAACTCTGCCAACAGTTTTATTGACTTAATTCCTGTTTTTGACCAATTTAATGCCCAAAATAATCATCAAACATATCACCCCATCGGCAACACAAATATTTTTAATTAG
- a CDS encoding nucleotidyltransferase family protein, with protein MEIINKISSEELTYNNKILDIQYRKNKLGHLKKKIQQIKAKLETEYQIDELGLFGSYVRGEETKKSDIDLLISFKPSARFGLVKYCKLQNIFSDRLGKKVDLVMKKGLKPYIGEQILKEVIYL; from the coding sequence ATGGAAATTATCAATAAAATTTCTAGTGAAGAATTAACCTACAATAACAAAATCCTAGATATTCAATATAGAAAAAATAAACTAGGCCATCTTAAGAAAAAAATTCAACAAATAAAAGCAAAACTAGAAACAGAATACCAAATCGATGAACTAGGGTTATTTGGTTCCTATGTAAGAGGAGAAGAAACAAAAAAAAGTGATATTGATTTATTAATAAGTTTTAAACCAAGTGCTAGATTTGGATTAGTAAAATATTGTAAATTACAAAACATATTCAGCGATAGATTAGGGAAAAAAGTTGATTTAGTAATGAAAAAAGGACTAAAACCCTATATCGGAGAACAGATTCTCAAGGAAGTTATTTATCTATGA
- a CDS encoding serine/threonine protein kinase — protein sequence MNDYTNFEEKGYQIVEKITDNIQGGRVTYKAVKIDTQIPVIIKQFRFANSSNWDSFKEIEREIDVLRGLNHRGIPQYLDKIDSGEGLCLVQEYKNAEPLSKLRSFTPEDIKHIITQILEILVYLQERIPSIIHRDLKPENILVDDDLNAYVIDFGLARIGNATMAVSTMQGGTFGFMPPEQLHNQKLTEASDLYGLGATIICLITQTKSQDIGSLVNFATNRINFKDKASRYSFKFIQWLEKMVEPDPSSRFANAQLALEAFKPLYVVRVPEMRISSKVFEYEAQKLGEKVQFTVELNNSVPDTELQGSFSMVDHPGDRLSSPKQITASNPQNAHSWISVSEPVFKGNKIKCLVTTDTRDLRAGQLYQRKIQLISNASEEPYIIPINIKTAPIPVENKSIPYFWLCMLFAASLFLPLQLVLIEEVFTIVGNRIESIWQ from the coding sequence ATGAATGACTATACCAATTTTGAAGAAAAAGGTTATCAGATAGTCGAAAAGATAACTGATAATATTCAAGGGGGCAGAGTCACCTATAAAGCCGTTAAGATTGATACTCAAATCCCTGTGATTATCAAACAATTCCGCTTTGCTAATAGTAGTAATTGGGATAGTTTTAAGGAAATAGAAAGAGAAATCGATGTGCTGAGGGGGCTAAATCATCGAGGTATTCCTCAATATTTAGATAAAATTGATTCTGGTGAAGGTTTATGTTTGGTGCAAGAGTACAAAAATGCAGAACCTTTGTCCAAGTTACGCAGTTTTACCCCAGAGGATATTAAACATATCATCACTCAGATATTAGAAATCTTGGTATATTTACAAGAAAGAATCCCGTCTATTATTCACCGTGATTTGAAACCCGAAAATATCCTTGTGGATGATGATTTAAATGCCTACGTCATCGACTTTGGATTAGCCAGAATTGGTAACGCTACCATGGCTGTAAGTACCATGCAGGGGGGAACGTTTGGATTTATGCCCCCTGAGCAGTTGCATAACCAAAAATTAACCGAAGCGTCTGATTTATATGGTTTGGGGGCAACTATTATTTGCTTGATTACCCAGACGAAATCTCAGGATATTGGTAGTTTAGTTAATTTTGCCACTAATCGCATTAATTTTAAGGATAAGGCTTCTCGTTATAGTTTTAAGTTTATCCAATGGCTCGAAAAAATGGTAGAGCCTGATCCTAGTTCTCGTTTTGCTAATGCCCAATTGGCTTTGGAGGCTTTTAAACCTCTTTATGTGGTAAGGGTGCCAGAAATGCGTATCTCTTCTAAGGTTTTTGAATATGAGGCTCAAAAGTTGGGGGAAAAAGTCCAGTTTACTGTGGAGTTAAATAATTCTGTACCAGATACTGAGTTACAGGGTAGTTTCTCTATGGTAGATCATCCGGGCGATCGCCTTTCATCCCCCAAACAAATCACCGCATCAAATCCGCAAAATGCCCATAGTTGGATTAGTGTTAGTGAACCAGTATTTAAAGGGAACAAAATAAAATGTTTAGTCACCACAGATACCAGAGATTTAAGGGCAGGACAACTATATCAAAGGAAAATACAACTTATTTCCAATGCTTCGGAAGAACCCTATATTATTCCTATCAATATAAAAACTGCACCCATCCCCGTTGAAAATAAATCTATTCCCTATTTTTGGCTGTGTATGCTATTCGCTGCTTCCCTATTTTTACCGCTTCAATTAGTTTTGATAGAGGAAGTATTTACAATCGTAGGAAATAGGATCGAGTCTATTTGGCAATAA
- the cas2 gene encoding CRISPR-associated endonuclease Cas2: protein MIVIVYDIPDNKRRNSLSKFLEGYGNRVQFSVFECFLTLAETKELYIKIEKKVKPAEDNVRFYWISRHGTSKILTIGSQPPQPPPKSYIV, encoded by the coding sequence ATGATAGTAATTGTTTACGATATTCCCGATAATAAAAGACGAAATTCTTTATCAAAATTTTTAGAAGGGTATGGTAATCGAGTCCAGTTTTCTGTATTTGAATGTTTTTTAACCCTAGCAGAAACCAAAGAATTATATATAAAAATTGAAAAAAAAGTAAAACCAGCAGAAGACAATGTAAGATTTTATTGGATTTCTCGCCATGGCACCTCAAAAATTTTAACCATCGGTAGTCAACCACCCCAGCCACCTCCAAAGTCTTATATCGTCTAA
- a CDS encoding dual specificity protein phosphatase family protein, with the protein MLDLNIIVCGVAEVDDHIDDADVVVSIMNPGYTVFAPPSIVEKEEENRHRVLRLEFDDVWAENYELGQEIVTKDMVFLVIDFASTHYENADNPLTFLIHCHQGVSRSAGMAIAVYTAILGDYQEAIKRVSGDRDKAVPNIEIIRLTDEIFNLNGQLINAVWKEFYV; encoded by the coding sequence ATGTTAGATTTAAATATTATCGTTTGTGGTGTTGCTGAAGTTGATGACCATATTGATGATGCAGATGTGGTTGTTTCCATTATGAACCCCGGTTACACAGTTTTTGCACCCCCATCGATTGTAGAAAAAGAAGAAGAAAATCGCCACCGAGTATTGAGATTAGAATTTGATGATGTTTGGGCAGAAAATTACGAACTAGGACAAGAAATCGTCACCAAAGATATGGTATTTCTTGTGATTGATTTCGCTTCTACCCATTATGAAAATGCTGATAATCCTCTAACTTTTTTGATTCACTGTCATCAGGGAGTTAGTCGTTCTGCGGGAATGGCGATCGCAGTTTATACCGCCATATTAGGAGACTACCAAGAAGCAATAAAAAGGGTAAGTGGCGATCGAGACAAAGCAGTACCCAATATCGAAATAATACGTTTAACCGACGAAATTTTCAACCTCAACGGTCAATTAATCAATGCAGTATGGAAAGAATTTTATGTTTAA